A genomic stretch from Ureibacillus composti includes:
- a CDS encoding flavocytochrome c codes for MEKTYNLIIVGAGMAGLCAAAEAAAQGAKVLVLEKEEEIGGSSLLSGRFMAFAETDLQKKEGIQDSTQLLVDDLLAVGQGKNEESLIEAYGEHQYETYQWLVQKGVHFHAVQAVSGHSVPRGHTITPSQAISTLYQYTVDTGNVTVELEASVKRLRKNSEGRISVVIFEKNGLEYIAKSDQGVILTSGGFSRSEELLEHFAPQLKGALRIGGKGNVGDGIKLAWEHGAWVRDLPYLQGTYGFHPTADGPRKNQAHVFYKGAIVINKHAKRFVNESISYKLIGTEALKQPEGITYQVWDQEIMKENVPGDALYDIEKLNELGLIEKAISLEELAELISVPKAQLVQTVDEYNQDILAGGDKEFGRTTLTHTFGKPKTISKAPFYAMRTTVAMLATYAGLAVNAGAQVLNPFQEPIPGLFAAGEIVGGFHGAGYMTGSSLGKAAIFGRIAAQTALTSFSNSLPHL; via the coding sequence ATGGAAAAAACTTATAACCTAATAATAGTAGGTGCTGGAATGGCTGGACTTTGTGCTGCTGCTGAAGCGGCAGCACAAGGTGCAAAGGTTTTAGTACTTGAAAAAGAGGAAGAAATAGGTGGAAGCTCGTTATTAAGCGGACGCTTTATGGCATTTGCTGAAACGGATCTTCAGAAAAAAGAAGGAATTCAAGATTCTACACAATTATTAGTAGATGATTTACTAGCAGTTGGTCAGGGCAAAAACGAAGAAAGTTTAATCGAGGCTTACGGAGAACATCAATACGAAACGTATCAATGGTTAGTTCAAAAAGGGGTACATTTCCATGCGGTTCAAGCGGTAAGTGGACATAGTGTTCCCCGTGGCCATACGATCACTCCATCTCAAGCTATTTCAACTTTATATCAGTATACTGTGGATACAGGTAATGTAACGGTCGAATTAGAAGCTTCTGTTAAACGTCTTCGTAAAAATTCGGAAGGTCGTATTTCAGTAGTCATCTTCGAAAAGAATGGCCTTGAATACATTGCAAAATCAGATCAAGGTGTCATCTTAACTTCTGGAGGATTTTCTAGAAGTGAAGAATTGCTCGAACACTTTGCTCCACAATTAAAAGGTGCACTTCGGATTGGTGGCAAAGGAAATGTTGGGGATGGCATTAAATTAGCATGGGAACACGGTGCATGGGTACGGGATCTTCCGTATTTACAAGGAACATATGGTTTCCATCCTACAGCTGATGGACCTCGTAAAAACCAAGCGCACGTATTTTATAAAGGTGCAATCGTCATAAATAAACATGCCAAAAGATTTGTAAATGAATCGATTTCTTATAAATTAATTGGCACTGAAGCATTAAAACAACCAGAAGGCATTACGTATCAAGTTTGGGACCAAGAAATTATGAAAGAAAATGTTCCAGGTGATGCATTATATGACATTGAAAAGCTGAATGAATTGGGATTAATCGAAAAAGCAATTTCTCTAGAGGAATTGGCTGAATTGATTTCAGTACCAAAAGCACAGTTAGTTCAAACAGTCGATGAGTATAATCAAGATATTTTAGCTGGTGGCGACAAGGAGTTTGGAAGAACAACTTTAACGCATACGTTTGGAAAGCCAAAAACAATTAGCAAGGCTCCTTTCTATGCAATGCGTACCACAGTTGCAATGTTAGCTACTTATGCAGGGTTAGCAGTGAATGCGGGTGCACAAGTGTTAAATCCATTCCAAGAACCAATTCCAGGCTTATTCGCAGCAGGAGAAATTGTGGGAGGTTTCCACGGTGCAGGATATATGACAGGAAGCTCTCTTGGCAAAGCAGCAATTTTCGGTCGAATTGCTGCGCAAACAGCATTAACTTCATTCAGTAACAGTCTTCCTCATTTATGA
- a CDS encoding heme-binding protein gives MTEFVKAIETKSISLELANKVLDAALVKGKEMGIAFSIAIVDRTGNLKAFAAMDGAPVLSLDIAQNKAFSAAAYNRATHEWYDRLKDDPPLLHGIVHTPRLVIFGGGYPIKLDGELIGGIGVSGGHYTHDMQVCEAGLEVLQEITQG, from the coding sequence ATGACTGAATTTGTTAAAGCAATTGAAACAAAAAGCATTAGTTTAGAACTAGCGAACAAGGTATTAGATGCAGCGCTAGTTAAAGGGAAAGAAATGGGGATTGCATTTAGTATTGCAATTGTTGACCGTACTGGAAATTTAAAAGCATTCGCAGCAATGGACGGCGCACCTGTTTTAAGCTTAGATATCGCTCAAAATAAAGCATTCTCAGCGGCAGCTTACAACCGTGCAACCCACGAGTGGTATGATCGTTTAAAAGATGATCCACCACTACTACACGGGATTGTTCATACACCTAGACTTGTCATCTTCGGTGGAGGTTATCCTATCAAATTAGATGGCGAATTAATCGGTGGGATCGGTGTAAGTGGAGGTCATTACACACACGATATGCAAGTTTGTGAAGCAGGTTTAGAAGTTTTACAAGAAATTACACAAGGGTAG
- a CDS encoding aspartate/glutamate racemase family protein, with translation MKIWHQSLTSIENVPAYRDAVINHIQKIARPDVEVVLHGMSNETYPTEYPGHFITYSYLQNLHREQFIRNALIAESAGYDCMFIGTIPDVGLIEARSLVDIPVIGYGQASMHIASMLGDKIGIVNFLEPLADQLRYNAGRYGLSQKLGPIVQTKVGFYDILEGFNNPQPVIDSFVESAEKAIAQGADVIIPGEGPMNVFLATYGINRIGDVPIVDSFAAGIKMCESLTDLKKNSGVTMTRKGYFNAKPPEDAVKKLRAFYHQQSDIHAGLDYGLSVKAQVQK, from the coding sequence TTGAAAATTTGGCACCAAAGTTTAACGTCAATTGAAAATGTACCGGCATATCGCGATGCGGTCATTAATCATATACAAAAAATTGCTCGACCTGATGTTGAGGTGGTTTTACACGGAATGTCCAATGAGACATATCCAACTGAATATCCAGGTCATTTTATTACGTATTCTTACCTGCAAAATTTGCATCGAGAACAATTTATTCGAAATGCATTAATTGCTGAAAGTGCTGGCTATGACTGCATGTTTATCGGAACAATACCTGATGTTGGATTGATCGAGGCCAGATCACTTGTTGACATTCCAGTGATTGGATATGGGCAAGCATCTATGCACATTGCGTCTATGCTAGGCGATAAAATTGGGATTGTGAATTTTCTAGAGCCTCTAGCAGATCAATTACGATATAATGCTGGTCGATACGGGTTAAGCCAAAAGCTTGGACCAATTGTTCAAACGAAAGTAGGATTTTACGATATTTTGGAAGGCTTTAATAATCCGCAACCTGTGATTGATTCATTTGTTGAAAGTGCAGAAAAAGCAATCGCGCAAGGAGCCGATGTAATCATACCTGGTGAAGGGCCGATGAATGTCTTCTTAGCGACATATGGCATCAACCGAATTGGGGATGTACCGATTGTTGATTCATTTGCAGCGGGCATCAAAATGTGTGAATCATTAACAGATTTAAAGAAAAATTCAGGTGTAACGATGACTCGTAAAGGGTATTTCAATGCAAAACCACCTGAAGATGCTGTGAAAAAATTACGAGCGTTTTATCATCAACAAAGTGACATCCATGCCGGATTAGATTATGGTTTGTCCGTAAAAGCTCAAGTCCAAAAGTAG
- a CDS encoding FAD-binding protein, translating into MTREVDYDIAIVGCGAAGTAAALAAAEKAKEQNENLKIAILERADFDNRGGNTRWTAGYMRMKSIDEPADNFVEDMIAFSDNYGDRAYIETLHANAGSTLRWVQSKGVDFDFLPTMFLTSSKPRLLPVGGGRAIIDNLSLRARALGVEIIYEATAWDLTLNDSGAVNGLKIRIKGGETITLNVNAVILASGGFQGSHEMMAQYIGRDAHKIPTVCEGGLYNKGESIRMALRIGAKGAGQWDAFHAETVDPRSKREEAGVMLYPYAILVDQNGKRFVDEGITTIDEQYEAVARKIFYECPNHIAYMITDQKMFDIPNYEEALQTEQPAIEGKTIEELANKLQIPAENLVKTVEEFNNAVQPGEFLWNKKDGKQAIGIEPQKSNWAITIDKGPYVAYPIVCCNVFTNGGIATDPQGRVISNDNDPIPGLYAAGEMTGLYYGKYPGATSVLRSLVFGKRAGEDAVEYVAALEKTFS; encoded by the coding sequence ATGACGAGAGAAGTAGATTACGATATTGCAATTGTTGGCTGTGGAGCCGCTGGAACTGCTGCTGCATTAGCGGCTGCTGAAAAAGCAAAAGAACAAAATGAAAATTTAAAGATTGCTATTTTAGAAAGAGCTGATTTTGACAATCGAGGTGGAAACACTCGTTGGACAGCAGGTTATATGCGTATGAAAAGTATCGACGAACCGGCCGACAATTTCGTGGAAGATATGATAGCCTTTTCTGACAACTATGGGGACCGTGCATATATCGAAACACTACATGCAAATGCTGGTTCAACATTACGCTGGGTACAATCAAAAGGTGTAGATTTTGATTTTTTACCAACAATGTTCTTAACTTCATCTAAACCACGTCTTCTTCCTGTTGGTGGAGGCCGTGCGATCATTGATAATTTATCTCTACGTGCAAGAGCACTAGGAGTAGAAATTATTTATGAAGCAACAGCATGGGATCTTACATTAAATGATAGTGGCGCAGTGAACGGTTTAAAAATTCGCATTAAAGGTGGCGAAACCATCACTTTGAATGTGAATGCGGTGATCTTAGCTTCTGGTGGGTTCCAAGGTAGTCATGAAATGATGGCTCAATATATTGGTCGCGATGCTCATAAAATCCCAACGGTATGTGAAGGTGGATTATATAACAAAGGTGAGTCCATACGTATGGCTTTACGAATCGGTGCAAAAGGCGCAGGACAATGGGATGCCTTCCATGCGGAAACGGTCGATCCACGCAGTAAGCGCGAAGAAGCAGGAGTAATGCTTTATCCGTATGCCATATTAGTTGATCAAAATGGGAAACGCTTCGTCGATGAAGGGATTACAACAATTGATGAACAATATGAAGCAGTTGCACGAAAAATTTTCTATGAATGTCCAAATCATATTGCCTATATGATTACTGATCAAAAAATGTTTGATATTCCGAACTATGAGGAAGCACTTCAAACAGAACAACCTGCTATTGAAGGAAAAACAATTGAAGAATTAGCAAATAAATTACAAATTCCAGCTGAGAACCTAGTTAAAACAGTAGAAGAATTTAATAATGCGGTTCAACCGGGCGAATTCTTATGGAATAAAAAAGATGGAAAACAAGCAATTGGAATTGAACCACAAAAATCCAATTGGGCTATCACAATCGACAAGGGGCCGTATGTAGCTTATCCAATAGTATGTTGCAATGTATTTACAAATGGAGGAATCGCTACAGATCCTCAAGGTCGTGTGATTTCAAATGATAACGACCCAATTCCAGGATTATATGCAGCTGGCGAAATGACTGGCTTATATTATGGCAAATATCCAGGTGCGACTTCTGTTTTAAGATCTCTTGTGTTCGGTAAACGTGCAGGTGAGGACGCGGTAGAATATGTAGCTGCGTTAGAAAAAACATTTTCGTAA
- a CDS encoding SDR family oxidoreductase, with amino-acid sequence MELKGKVALVTGGGRGIGRETSLLLASHGADIAVCARSKHECDEVVQAIQEIHGTKAITVICDVGDPEAVKKAIKEVKEKLGKIDILINNAGVMSLKPFVETSVDEWHWVHDINLHAPFYLSKEVIPEMIERKDGIIINISSIWGTKGGPNRSAYISSKHAVIGFSKALGEELKPYGIRVNAVCPGPVDTKMTNDMAPNINKTGWLQPIDIANVIVDLCLPKSVAVTATSIEAFGAGQPVSS; translated from the coding sequence GTGGAGTTAAAAGGAAAAGTAGCATTAGTAACTGGTGGAGGACGCGGGATTGGTCGTGAAACTTCACTATTATTAGCCTCACACGGTGCAGATATTGCTGTATGTGCTAGAAGTAAACATGAATGTGATGAAGTAGTACAAGCAATTCAAGAAATTCACGGGACAAAAGCAATTACTGTCATTTGTGATGTTGGAGATCCAGAGGCAGTAAAAAAAGCCATAAAAGAAGTGAAAGAGAAGTTAGGAAAAATCGATATTTTAATTAATAATGCCGGAGTTATGAGTCTAAAACCATTCGTTGAGACATCTGTTGATGAGTGGCATTGGGTACACGACATTAACTTGCACGCTCCATTTTATTTAAGTAAAGAAGTAATTCCTGAAATGATTGAGAGAAAAGATGGAATCATCATCAATATCTCCTCAATTTGGGGGACAAAAGGTGGTCCAAATCGCAGTGCTTATATTTCTTCAAAACACGCCGTCATTGGATTCTCCAAGGCCCTCGGTGAAGAGTTGAAACCATATGGAATTCGTGTGAATGCTGTTTGTCCTGGACCAGTTGATACAAAAATGACGAATGATATGGCACCAAATATTAATAAAACAGGTTGGTTACAGCCGATTGATATCGCAAATGTCATTGTTGATTTGTGCTTACCAAAATCAGTTGCCGTCACAGCAACGTCCATAGAGGCATTCGGTGCAGGACAACCGGTATCGTCATAA